The following are encoded together in the Ovis aries strain OAR_USU_Benz2616 breed Rambouillet chromosome 15, ARS-UI_Ramb_v3.0, whole genome shotgun sequence genome:
- the LOC101121373 gene encoding olfactory receptor 52P1-like: protein MKFTNHSQENPTSFLLMGIPGLEASHFWIAFPFCSMYTLAVLSNMAVLLVVYSEPELHQPMHLFLCMLSITDLVLCTSTVPKLLALFWANTAEITFGACATQMFFIHGFSAVESGILLAMAFDRYLAICRPLHYGSLLSPEAVGKLGAAAVFRGLGLMTPLTCLLARLSYCGRVVAHSYCEHMAVVKLACGGTQPNNIYGITAATLVVGTDSICIAISYALILRAVLGLSSKEARAKTFGTCGSHLGVILLFYTPGLFSFYTQRFGLHVPWHIHILLADLYLVMPPMLNPLIYGMKTKQIRDRALRLLKQGIVQS from the coding sequence ATGAAATTCACAAACCACAGCCAGGAGAATCCAACCTCCTTCCTGCTTATGGGAATTCCTGGCCTGGAGGCCTCCCACTTTTGGATTGCATTTCCATTCTGCTCCATGTACACCCTGGCAGTACTCAGCAACATGGCAGTGCTGCTGGTGGTGTACTCGGAGCCTGAGCTGCACCAGCCCATGCATCTGTTCCTATGCATGCTGTCCATCACTGATCTGGTGCTCTGCACCTCCACTGTGCCCAAGCTCCTTGCGCTGTTTTGGGCAAACACTGCTGAGATCACCTTTGGGGCCTGTGCCACCCAGATGTTCTTCATCCATGGCTTCTCAGCTGTAGAATCTGGCATCCTGCTAGCAATGGCCTTTGACCGCTACTTGGCCATCTGCCGGCCCCTGCATTATGGGTCATTGCTGTCCCCAGAGGCTGTGGGCAAGTTGGGGGCTGCTGCTGTGTTTCGTGGCTTGGGACTCATGACCCCACTCACCTGCTTACTGGCAAGACTGAGCTACTGTGGCCGAGTGGTGGCCCACTCCTACTGTGAGCACATGGCTGTGGTGAAGCTGGCATGTGGGGGCACACAGCCAAACAACATCTATGGCATCACCGCAGCCACATTGGTGGTGGGCACTGACTCCATCTGCATTGCTATATCCTATGCACTCATCCTCCGGGCTGTGCTCGGCCTATCCTCCAAGGAGGCAAGGGCTAAGACCTTTGGCACTTGTGGCTCCCACCTGGGCGTCATTCTTCTGTTCTATACACCGGGACTCTTCTCGTTCTACACTCAGCGCTTTGGCCTACATGTGCCCTGGCACATCCACATTCTCTTGGCTGACCTCTACCTTGTCATGCCGCCCATGCTCAATCCCCTCATCTATGGCATGAAGACCAAGCAGATCCGGGATAGGGCCCTCCGACTGCTGAAGCAGGGCATTGTCCAGTCATAA